From the Colletotrichum lupini chromosome 1, complete sequence genome, the window ATGATGTTGCTCGAAAGGCGACAAAGTTGAAGTCAAGAACCGCGTGAGGGAACGTAGCCTGGTTGCGGTTTGCGGCTCTGCCGAACCGAATATTGTCACACCAAAAACAGTAGTGAATTTGGTAGGCAGGGTTTCGTTGAGGAAGGTAGGCGGGAGCTGCGTAGCTTCTGGAGATCAACGAAGCCAAGCCCTCTAAAAACGAAGAGCTCTTAGAAAGACCACGAAGAAGCGTCAATGGGTCATGTGAGTCAAAACCCAAGATACTGAGGATATGGATCTGAGAGGACGTGGGTGACTTGGGGGTATTTGGAGGGGTTCAGTGCGTGAGGTGAGTCAGTGGGGTAATTTTTTCTCGATTGACTTATCGAGCGCGGGGCAATCGACCAAGTCATCTCAGACGACCGGCACTCAGTTTACCTTCCTTAGTCATCTCAGCATGGACACTTAGGTGAGGGGTTGGTGGGTGAGTACTGGCGACATCCGTAGGAACCCCAGTGCCCGGGTATTCTTGGTGCTCCTACAGGGAATAAGGTAGGTACTCCGTATACGGAGTCAGGGGCACTTCGGGAGGAGATACAGTGAAGGAACCCAAAGTACCAGGTGGAGAGCAAAAACGCTCCCAGGTACCTAGGTGTCTAAGGTAcgcacacacgcacacaaCTTAAACGACTACGCGTTGGGTTCTTCCCCCAGGGCAACTCAGTCCCGAGGTCACCGCCTGGACCTCACCTCACAGACATTACAAAGGTACCTCCCCAGGTCTTCCAAACAGGCATGCTACAAGGCCAGCCCCAAGGTGCCCTGGGTACCTGATCCAAGGATTGTCACCCAAGCCTAGGAGGCGAGGCAACGTGCGGTCTCAGTAGAAGGTGCAGGCCAATTTGACGTCCCCAAGCAACCACTTTCATCACAAGAGCAACGCTTCCAATCCTCAGTGTTTCTCGGCGGGATCGTCGTCCGCCGTGTATTAACGTAAACAACACCCCGACCCGGACTCGGCCCAACACTACGCCCATCGGCCTGTCTCCTCTCTTTCGACCAATCTGAGACTTTCCTCTTTCCTCCTCTCTGCCTCCTCTCTGCCTCCCCTCATTCGAATCGTGCCTTTCCATCTTGTCCCCGATAGACCATCGCCGCAAAACATATACCTTCGTCGACGGAGCCCGCCTAGGCTGTCCCACATCGAACGGCTCGAATCTCAGCCCACCACCCCTTCGATATCAGCTACCGATTGTTGCCAACGAGCCCGGTTCAGGAGCTGCCTGTCGTAGCGATTAGCTACTACCTGCCCATTCCTTATACTCAAGATCGGGAACCATAGCTATTTGTGGCCTCACCAGCGAGCCGTCCGGCGGTCCCCAGGAAATCGTTTCTTGGCCTAGCCCACCACCTTCGCCATGTCGTTCCTCTTCGGCCGGGCTCGGACAAGGCCTGCCGTTGACCTACCCAAACAAGCCAGAGACCACGTAACGAAACTCGAAGGGCCAAATGGCGCCGCCAAGGTTGGTTACACCCTCCAGCTCTAGCTAGCGCTTGCTCGATCTCTAACGTCCATTTCCAATCCAGGCCGAAGAGCTCGCGAAAGTCCTGAACCAGATGAAGTTTATCTTACAGGGAACCCATGGTACGCCTGCCTCATACAGCCCTTGTCGAAGTCAGCCGTTAACTTCAAGTCAGAGTCCGATAGCAGCCCAGAACAGATATACCAGCTGGTCACCGGCTTGATTGAGGAAGACTTGTTGTACTTACTGGCGGTGAACCTTTGGCGTCTGCCCTTCGAATCGAGGAAAGACACCCAGGTCATCTTCTCCTACGTTTTCCGATTCCGCCCGCCTACGGCATCCCCGAAAAGCGATCCTCTAGCTCTGTCTTATGTCGTCAACAACCGTCCACAAGTCCTCCTCGAACTGTGCCGCGGCTACGAACATAAAGAGAGTGCAACACCTGCCGGCTCTGTACTTCGAGAAGTTCTCAAGTCGGAGGCTGCTGCCGCCATCATTCTCTACGACGACAACGAGGAGTCTGGGTCCAGCAATAAGGGCATCAACTTGATTGACAGGGACCGTCGACAGAGCGGCGAGGGCGTCTTTTGGAGATTTTTTGACTGGGTCGACAAGAGCTCATTCGAAGTAGCCGCGGATGCCTTTACCACATTCAGGGTAAACCCCCTTACTTGGAGGGACTAAAGGGGCTCAAGACTACGTCGCTAACACTCGCGTCTTTCAGGAACTTCTGACAAAACACAAGGAGCTGGTGCCGAGATACCTCTCTGTCAACTTTGACCTATTCTTCGACAAGTACAACAACATCCTTGTGCAGTCAAACAGCTATGTTACCAAGCGGCAGTCCATCAAGCTTTTGGGTGAAATCTTGCTGGACCGTTCAAATTACAGCGTCATGACAGCGTACGTGGACCGTGGAGAGCATCTCAAGATATGCATGAACCTCTTGAGAGACGATCGCAAGATGGTGCAGTATGAGGGCTTTCATGTCTTCAAGGTTTTTGTGGCCAACCCCCACAAATCCATCGCGGTCCAGAAGATCTTACTCATGAACCGGGAGAAACTGCTTACATTCCTGTCTCACTTCTTGGAGGATAGAACCGATGACGAGCAATTCATCGACGAAAGAGAGTTTTTGATCAAACAAATCAGGAATATGCCACCGAACCCAGTGCCGCCTCAGAGGCATGGCATGCCAGGTGGCGGTTAGGTCGACCACAGGCAAACGGGTTTTGTTGCCTTATGGCCTAGTTGTAATGCAATAGGTATGACTTACATAGCTGTGTCTTACCCATGGAAGGGCTCTACAATGCATTTGTCGGTGAATCGTTACTAGCAGTGGGAAGTAAGGGTTGGGAGATGCAATGATGGGATTCGCATTTGCGCGGCGTTTTGAGCTCGGGTTTCCAGAGACAAGGAAGACGACAGACATGAAGTCCTTTATGAGTGCATTGCTCTTCATCAATCGACAGACGATAGCGACAAGCGGTTCTTCTTTCTGCTTTATTCACAAACAAGGTGTCCCATTAGCTAGCAGTACTACTGTTTGGCCATCCATGCCTGTGCCTCATCCTTGTAATCATCACGCCATCTACTCAGGGGTGGCCGGCCTTCGACAATATCCCCAATACTCCACATCATCCTCTTGCGATCCATTTCTTCGGTTACCTCATTATCTGGGCAGAGAATGTAGAATAATCCTTCGGTCATCTTCTCCTCCAGATACTCGGCCACTTCCTCCGCTGTCCAAGCAGCGGCAGGCTTCTCCCTGCCAGGGGCAGCACCAGCAAGGCCTGTGAACGTCCAGCCCGGCACTAGGAGATGCACAGATGTGGCGGTGTCTTTCAAGTCGAACGATAGGTGCTCAGCCAAAGACTTGACAGCCGCCTTGCTGGCATTGTACGCTGGGTTTCCTGGTGGATTCGTAATTCCCTGCTTAGAGCCCGTGATGACGATGGCCGACTTGGAAGACTGCCCACTTCCAACGAAGGGTAGCAGACTGCTGATTCCGTTGATGACGCCGTATAAGTTGGTGTCCAAGATTTTACGGAAGCTGTCTGTATCCTGCCATGACGACTTGCCACCGATGCCGGCATTGAGAACCAATAGATCAATACGTCCTGGAGTAGCAGTTGGTACGTGAAACGGAGGGCCTCATGAGGCGTTGCAACCATGGAGACGCGAGAATGGAGGAAAGGAGGAATGTACCTTCAATGAAAGTATTCACTTCCGTCTTGAGCGTCTCCCAATCCTGAAGGAGGCTCACGTCCAGCTCGAATGTGGCAGAGGACTCtccaagggcttcttttgCCGCCTGAAGAAGCTTCGTATCGCGATCAACTACGAGGACCTTCATTCCATGGCCAACGCACTTCTTGGCGATTGCCAATCCAATGCCAGATGCACCGCCAGTGATGACAGCCGTGTTGCCAGGGACGAAGAAGGATGCCATTGCTCAATCGATGTCAGTGCGTGGAATGTAGACAAACAAAATTATCCTCTCAAAACTGGAGTGCAAGCTCAGGCATCTCGTAAGTCTTTGTGATTTATATAGGCAAATGTGCTTCTTGCAGCCCGTTGGCCATCAGACGGTGCCACGGGGCCGGCAGGCGTCGTTTGCGGGGAAATCACCGCCTCGGATTTTAGTACTATCGCCGCTGGGCTCCTCCATTGATGTCACACACGCGGACGATGTTCGAGGTTCGGTAGACCTGGTCAATGTTGGTTCGTCAACGCCCACTAGGCCGATAATCCATTACACTCTGAAAACAATACAGTATGATATCGCGCATCATCACAAGCCAGCCTCAACCCTTGACGCCCCTCTTTTTCAGCCCGAGTTCGTGAGGGGGGGAATCCCTCGCACAAATGAGAATAATTCAACACGCGCAACTCATTACTTTGCTCGCATCACCTAGACGCCTGCGGGGCTTGCTTGGCAAGCATGACACTGACGCTTTCGCGCGCGTTGGATGTCGTCCAAACGCTGTCCCTGCCACCTCGTCGCCAG encodes:
- a CDS encoding short-chain dehydrogenase/reductase, which codes for MASFFVPGNTAVITGGASGIGLAIAKKCVGHGMKVLVVDRDTKLLQAAKEALGESSATFELDVSLLQDWETLKTEVNTFIEGRIDLLVLNAGIGGKSSWQDTDSFRKILDTNLYGVINGISSLLPFVGSGQSSKSAIVITGSKQGITNPPGNPAYNASKAAVKSLAEHLSFDLKDTATSVHLLVPGWTFTGLAGAAPGREKPAAAWTAEEVAEYLEEKMTEGLFYILCPDNEVTEEMDRKRMMWSIGDIVEGRPPLSRWRDDYKDEAQAWMAKQ